In Canis lupus baileyi chromosome X, mCanLup2.hap1, whole genome shotgun sequence, one DNA window encodes the following:
- the GLA gene encoding alpha-galactosidase A, whose amino-acid sequence MKLKSQLLQPCFLLALRFLALVLWSVPGARALDNGLAMTPTMGWLHWERFMCNVDCQEEPDSCISEKLFMQMAELMDSDGWKDAGYKYLCIDDCWMAPKRDSKGRLQADPKRFPNGIQSLANYVHSKGLKLGIYADVGNKTCAGFPGSFGHYDIDAKTFADWGVDLLKFDGCYCDSVEHLENGYKRMSLALNRTGRSIVYSCEWPLYMWPFHEPNYTEIRQYCNHWRNFQDVYDSWQSIKSILAWTSSNQKRIVHVAGPGGWNDPDMLVIGNFGLSWDQQVTQMALWAIMAAPLLMSNDLRHISPQAKALLQNKDVIAINQDPLGKQGYRLRKEDNIEVWERPLTDLAWAVAMVNLQEIGGPRFHTISLASLGQGMACVPDCTITQLLPVKSQLGFYEWTSDLKIKINPTGTVLLRLAAN is encoded by the exons ATGAAGCTGAAGAGCCAGTTGCTGCAGCCGTGCTTCCTACTGGCACTTCGCTTCCTGGCCCTGGTTCTCTGGAGCGTCCCTGGGGCCAGGGCCCTGGACAATGGCTTGGCGATGACCCCTACCATGGGCTGGCTGCACTGGGAGCGTTTCATGTGCAACGTTGACTGCCAAGAAGAGCCAGATTCCTGTATCAG TGAGAAGCTCTTCATGCAGATGGCAGAACTCATGGACTCAGATGGCTGGAAGGATGCAGGTTATAAGTACCTCTGCATTGATGACTGTTGGATGGCTCCCAAAAGAGATTCAAAAGGCAGACTTCAGGCCGACCCTAAACGCTTTCCTAATGGGATCCAAAGCCTTGCTAATTAT GTCCATAGCAAAGGACTGAAGCTAGGAATTTATGCAGATGTTGGAAATAAAACCTGTGCTGGCTTTCCTGGGAGTTTTGGACACTATGACATTGATGCCAAGACCTTTGCTGACTGGGGAGTAGATCTGCTGAAATTTGACGGTTGTTACTGTGACAGCGTGGAACATTTGGAAAATG GTTATAAGCGTATGTCCCTGGCCCTGAACAGGACTGGCAGAAGCATTGTGTATTCCTGTGAGTGGCCCCTTTATATGTGGCCTTTTCATGAG CCCAATTACACAGAAATCCGACAGTACTGCAATCACTGGAGAAATTTTCAGGATGTTTATGATTCTTGGCAAAGTATAAAAAGTATCTTGGCCTGGACATCTTCTAACCAGAAGAGAATTGTTCATGTTGCAGGACCAGGGGGTTGGAACGACCCAGATATG CTAGTGATTGGTAACTTTGGCCTCAGCTGGGATCAGCAGGTAACTCAGATGGCCCTGTGGGCTATCATGGCCGCTCCATTACTCATGTCCAATGACCTCCGGCATATCAGCCCTCAAGCCAAAGCCCTCCTTCAGAATAAGGATGTAATTGCCATCAACCAAGACCCCTTGGGCAAGCAGGGGTACCGGCTTAGAAAG GAAGACAACATCGAGGTATGGGAACGCCCACTCACGGACTTAGCCTGGGCTGTGGCTATGGTAAACCTGCAGGAGATTGGTGGACCTCGTTTTCATACCATCTCTCTTGCTTCCCTGGGTCAGGGGATGGCCTGTGTTCCTGACTGCACGATCACACAGCTCCTGCCTGTGAAGAGCCAGCTTGGGTTTTATGAATGGacttcagatttaaaaattaagataaatccCACAGGCACTGTTTTACTTCGGCTGGCAGCAAACTAA
- the HNRNPH2 gene encoding heterogeneous nuclear ribonucleoprotein H2 — translation MMLSTEGREGFVVKVRGLPWSCSADEVMRFFSDCKIQNGTSGIRFIYTREGRPSGEAFVELESEDEVKLALKKDRETMGHRYVEVFKSNSVEMDWVLKHTGPNSPDTANDGFVRLRGLPFGCSKEEIVQFFSGLEIVPNGMTLPVDFQGRSTGEAFVQFASQEIAEKALKKHKERIGHRYIEIFKSSRAEVRTHYDPPRKLMAMQRPGPYDRPGAGRGYNSIGRGTGFERMRRGAYGGGYGGYDDYGGYNDGYGFGSDRFGRDLNYCFSGMSDHRYGDGGSSFQSTTGHCVHMRGLPYRATENDIYNFFSPLNPMRVHIEIGPDGRVTGEADVEFATHEDAVAAMAKDKANMQHRYVELFLNSTAGTSGGAYDHSYVELFLNSTAGASGGAYGSQMMGGMGLSNQSSYGGPASQQLSGGYGGGYGGQSSMSGYDQVLQENSSDYQSNLA, via the coding sequence ATGATGCTGAGCACGGAAGGCAGGGAGGGGTTCGTGGTGAAGGTCAGGGGCCTACCCTGGTCCTGCTCAGCTGATGAAGTGATGCGCTTCTTCTCTGATTGCAAGATCCAAAACGGCACATCAGGTATTCGTTTCATCTATACCAGAGAAGGCAGACCAAGTGGTGAAGCGTTTGTCGAACTTGAATCCGAAGATGAAGTGAAATTGGCATTGAAGAAGGACAGAGAAACCATGGGACACAGATACGTTGAAGTGTTCAAGTCCAACAGTGTTGAAATGGATTGGGTGTTGAAGCATACAGGTCCGAATAGTCCTGATACTGCCAACGATGGCTTCGTCCGGCTTAGAGGACTCCCATTTGGCTGTAGCAAGGAAGAGATTGTTCAGTTCTTTTCAGGGTTGGAAATTGTGCCAAATGGGATGACACTGCCGGTGGACTTTCAGGGGCGGAGCACGGGGGAGGCCTTTGTGCAGTTTGCTTCGCAGGAGATAGCTGAAAAGGCCTTAAAGAAACACAAGGAAAGAATAGGGCATAGGTACATTGAAATCTTCAAGAGTAGCCGAGCTGAAGTCCGAACCCACTACGACCCCCCGCGAAAGCTCATGGCTATGCAGCGGCCAGGTCCTTATGATAGGCCAGGGGCTGGCAGAGGGTATAATAGTATTGGCAGAGGGACTGGGTTTGAAAGGATGAGGCGTGGTGCCTATGGTGGAGGGTATGGAGGCTATGATGACTATGGTGGCTATAATGATGGCTATGGCTTTGGGTCTGATAGATTTGGAAGAGACCTCAATTACTGTTTTTCAGGGATGTCTGACCATAGATATGGAGATGGTGGGTCCAGTTTCCAGAGCACCACAGGGCACTGTGTACACATGAGGGGATTACCTTACAGagccactgagaatgatatttacaattttttctcACCTCTTAACCCCATGAGAGTGCACATTGAAATTGGACCCGATGGCCGAGTTACTGGTGAGGCAGATGTTGAATTTGCTACCCATGAAGATGCTGTGGCAGCTATGGCAAAAGACAAAGCTAATATGCAACACAGATACGTGGAGCTCTTCTTGAATTCTACTGCAGGAACAAGTGGGGGTGCTTATGATCACAGCTATGTAGAACTCTTTTTGAATTCTACAGCAGGGGCAAGTGGTGGTGCATATGGTAGTCAAATGATGGGAGGAATGGGCTTATCCAACCAATCTAGTTATGGGGGCCCTGCCAGCCAGCAGCTAAGCGGGGGTTATGGAGGTGGGTACGGTGGTCAGAGCAGTATGAGTGGATATGACCAAGTGCTGCAGGAAAACTCCAGTGACTATCAGTCAAACCTCGCTTAA
- the RPL36A gene encoding large ribosomal subunit protein eL42, giving the protein MVVLAASHEQERPETAYILPFPALPPSFRADSALAKMVNVPKTRRTFCKKCGKHQPHKVTQYKKGKDSLYAQGKRRYDRKQSGYGGQTKPIFRKKAKTTKKIVLRLECVEPNCRSKRMLAIKRCKHFELGGDKKRKGQVIQF; this is encoded by the exons ATGGTCGTTCTCGCCGCCTCCCATGAGCAAGAGCGACCAGAAACCGCCTATATACTTCCGTTTCCGGCGCTACCTCCTTCTTTCCGTGCCGATAGCGCTCTCGCAAAGATG GTGAATGTTCCTAAAACCCGCCGGACTTTCTGCAAGAAGTGTGGTAAGCACCAACCCCACAAAGTGACACAGTACAAGAAAGGCAAAGATTCTCTTTACGCTCAGG GAAAGCGGCGTTATGACCGGAAGCAGAGTGGCTATGGTGGGCAGACTAAGCCGATCTTCCGGAAAAAG GCTAAAACTACAAAGAAGATTGTGCTGAGGCTTGAATGTGTTGAGCCCAACTGCAGATCGAAGAGAATGCTGGCTATTAAGAGATGCAAGCATTTTGAACTGGGAGGAGATAAGAAGAGAAAG GGCCAAGTGATCCAGTTCTAA